From Lolium perenne isolate Kyuss_39 chromosome 5, Kyuss_2.0, whole genome shotgun sequence, a single genomic window includes:
- the LOC127304807 gene encoding uncharacterized protein, giving the protein MELRSGRRLRSLPPPQAGRRTTRSQGFSGGDDEDRIGALPDDLLLQVIERVGCPRAAARTGILSSRWRGLWTRIPRVTVTLDDIELSDLEAALARAACAGLHLLDIFVPGRYVEVTSFQVEAVLAAADRLSPVELRFDTCPSIRYSSSGVCLPSFSRATSIEMFGLRELMPAASGLPALERLSFYNEYGLRLGNLIQRCPCLRVLDLDLGLTPRPPMLDVDLRIHSTSLEELRVKRYRGRDLVIDIMAPMLKKLDLTVLTSYAQDVIAISIWAPVMEEIFWSCSYVNSSARIGILWRLGRLQLTAVQRRRNDTMPYNGEDNTCLYLPIFPDMTGMVPAEWDLVEEIRKIKNTFPAVEFTTLKLEVILWKTGHVFGPLVLSLLEISWIRRATRRLEINLKRRNIEQWCARGTNCPCDQPGNWRTKSNSLTLINLEEVEIEGFEGLDDEFDFLKVVFQFALKLKKVNLKVSDKVTPSALKKIDNMFKEYPRVECCVTSAPVSATRPAEN; this is encoded by the exons ATGGAGCTGCGCTCTGGTCGCCGGCTCCGCTCGTTGCCGCCGCCGCAAGCTGGACGGAGAACCACCCGCTCTCAGGGCTTCTCCGGCGGGGACGATGAGGACCGCATCGGCGCGCTCCCGGACGACCTACTCCTTCAGGTGATCGAGCGCGTAGGCtgcccgcgcgccgccgcgcgtACGGGCATCCTCTCCAGCCGCTGGCGAGGCCTGTGGACCCGCATCCCCAGGGTCACGGTCACCCTCGACGACATCGAGCTTAGCGACCTCGAGGCGGCGCTGGCCCGTGCCGCCTGCGCTGGACTTCACCTCCTCGACATATTCGTTCCTGGCCGGTATGTGGAGGTGACCTCCTTCCAGGTCGAGGCGGTTCTTGCTGCCGCCGATAGGCTCTCGCCAGTGGAGCTCCGTTTCGATACCTGCCCAAGCATAAGATACTCGAGCTCCGGCGTGTGCCTGCCCAGCTTCAGCCGCGCCACCTCGATTGAGATGTTCGGGCTCCGGGAGCTCATGCCGGCGGCCAGCGGCCTCCCCGCGCTCGAGCGATTGTCCTTCTATAATGAGTACGGCCTCCGTCTCGGCAACTtgatacaacgctgcccatgcctGCGCGTGCTCGATCTCGACCTTGGCCTCACACCAAGGCCGCCCATGCTCGACGTCGACTTGAGGATACATTCCACGTCACTCGAGGAGCTTCGTGTGAAGAGGTACAGAGGACGCGATCTCGTCATCGACATCATGGCGCCCATGCTCAAGAAACTGGATCTCACGGTCTTAACCAGCTACGCCCAAGATGTGATAGCAATTTCCATCTGGGCACCGGTCATGGAGGAGATTTTTTGGTCTTGCAGTTATGTAAACAGTTCAGCTCGCATTGGTATTTTGTGGCGCCTCGGTCGCCTGCAATTGACGGCCGTACAGCGACGTAGAAATGACACTATGCCCTACAACGGGGAAGACAACACATGTTTGTACCTACCAATATTTCCAGACATG ACCGGTATGGTGCCTGCAGAGTGGGACTTGGTGGAAGAGATAAGGAAAATCAAGAATACCTTCCCAGCTGTCGAGTTCACCACTTTGAAGCTTGAAGTTATTCTATGGAAGACGGGGCACGTGTTTGGACCCCTTGTTTTGTCCCTTCTTGAAATAAGTTGGATCCGTAGAGCGACAAGAAGGCTTGAGATCAACCTAAAAAGGAGGAACATCGAG CAATGGTGTGCTCGCGGAACAAATTGCCCATGTGACCAGCCTGGGAATTGGAGAACAAAATCCAACTCTTTGACTTTGATCAATCTTGAAGAAGTAGAAATCGAAGGGTTCGAAGGACTTGATGATGAGTTTGATTTCTTGAAGGTAGTGTTCCAGTTCGCACTAAAGCTGAAAAAAGTAAACTTGAAGGTGTCAGATAAGGTCACACCAAGTGCGTTGAAGAAAATCGACAACATGTTCAAGGAGTATCCTCGTGTTGAATGCTGTGTTACTTCAGCACCCGTTAGTGCTACGAG GCCTGCTGAAAATTAG